Proteins co-encoded in one Arachis hypogaea cultivar Tifrunner chromosome 11, arahy.Tifrunner.gnm2.J5K5, whole genome shotgun sequence genomic window:
- the LOC112720035 gene encoding protein NRT1/ PTR FAMILY 8.1 codes for MEEDDVYTKDGTVDYLGNPANKKRTGTWRACPFILGNECCERLAYYGMSTNLVLYFKERLHQHSATASKNVSNWSGTCYITPLIGAFLADSYLGRYWTIACFSIIYVLGMTLLTLSASVSGIKPTCHGHGDENCHATTLESTVCFIALYLIALGTGGIKPCVSSYGADQFDDADPVEKEHKSSFFNWFYFSINIGALIASSLLVWIQDNVGWGWGFGIPAVAMAIAVASFFSGSRLYRNQKPGGSALTRIIQVIVASMRKYNVKVPNDKSQLYEIADTESVIEGSRKLDHTDELRFFDKAAVVGQLDNLKESVNPWRLCTVTQVEELKSILRLLPIWATGIVFATVYGQMSTLFVLQGQTMDTRVGNSSFKIPPASLSIFDTLSVIFWVPVYDRFIVPVARKFTGHKNGLTQVQRMGIGLFISIFSMVAAAILEVVRLRMVRRHNYYNLDEVPMTIFWQVPQYFLIGCAEVFTFIGQLEFFYEQAPDAMRSLCSALSLLTVALGQYLSSLLVTIVTRISTRNGSLGWIPDNLNYGHVDYFFWLLTVLSVLNLIIYLVVAQFYTYKRAVGTLR; via the exons ATGGAAGAAGATGATGTTTACACAAAAGATGGGACAGTGGATTATCTTGGAAATCCAGCAAACAAAAAGAGAACAGGAACTTGGAGAGCATGCCCTTTTATCTTGG GGAATGAATGTTGTGAGAGATTGGCTTACTATGGTATGAGCACAAATCTGGTGCTTTATTTCAAGGAGAGGCTACATCAGCATAGTGCTACTGCTTCCAAAAATGTGTCTAACTGGAGTGGAACATGCTACATAACACCACTGATTGGAGCATTTCTTGCTGATTCATATCTTGGAAGATATTGGACCATTGCTTGTTTCTCAATAATCTATGTTCTT GGAATGACACTATTGACATTATCTGCATCAGTTTCTGGTATAAAACCAACTTGCCATGGCCATGGAGATGAAAATTGCCATGCCACCACTCTAGAAAGTACAGTGTGCTTTATAGCTCTTTACCTTATAGCCCTTGGAACAGGTGGAATCAAGCCATGTGTTTCATCCTATGGAGCAGACCAGTTTGATGATGCTGATCCGGTGgagaaggaacacaagagttcTTTCTTCAACTGGTTCTATTTCTCAATCAACATTGGTGCTCTCATCGCTTCTTCGCTGTTGGTATGGATTCAGGACAATGTAGGATGGGGATGGGGATTTGGAATACCAGCAGTGGCCATGGCTATTGCAGTGGCAAGTTTCTTTTCAGGTTCTCGGCTGTATCGAAACCAGAAGCCCGGAGGAAGCGCCCTCACTCGGATTATTCAGGTCATAGTAGCATCCATGAGGAAGTATAATGTTAAAGTGCCTAATGATAAGTCTCAGTTGTATGAAATTGCAGACACCGAGTCTGTTATAGAAGGAAGCAGGAAGCTTGATCACACAGATGAGTTAAG GTTTTTTGACAAAGCAGCAGTGGTCGGACAGTTAGATAATCTGAAGGAATCAGTGAATCCATGGAGACTTTGCACTGTAACTCAAGTTGAAGAGCTGAAATCCATTCTGAGATTGCTTCCAATATGGGCAACCGGCATTGTTTTCGCCACTGTCTACGGCCAAATGAGCACATTATTTGTGTTGCAAGGACAAACCATGGATACTCGCGTAGGCAACTCCTCTTTCAAGATTCCACCAGCATCCCTTTCCATATTTGACACCCTCAGTGTCATATTTTGGGTTCCGGTTTATGATCGGTTCATTGTGCCGGTCGCTAGGAAGTTCACCGGCCACAAGAATGGCCTAACACAGGTCCAGAGGATGGGAATAGGCCTCTTCATATCCATATTTTCCATGGTGGCCGCCGCGATTTTGGAAGTCGTTAGGCTCAGAATGGTGAGGAGGCATAATTACTATAACCTTGATGAAGTTCCAATGACAATATTCTGGCAGGTACCTCAGTACTTCCTCATAGGTTGTGCTGAAGTGTTCACATTCATTGGCCAGTTGGAGTTCTTCTATGAACAAGCGCCGGACGCGATGAGGAGCCTGTGTTCTGCTCTGTCACTACTCACTGTTGCCCTTGGACAGTACCTGAGCTCCCTACTCGTAACCATTGTTACAAGGATCAGTACTAGGAATGGCAGCCTTGGATGGATACCAGACAACCTCAACTATGGTCATGTTGACTATTTCTTTTGGCTATTGACAGTTCTAAGTGTCCTGAATTTGATAATATATCTGGTGGTAGCACAGTTTTATACCTATAAGCGAGCTGTCGGAACTCTCCGGTGA
- the LOC112720036 gene encoding uncharacterized protein, protein MFPKRFQDPKTGFKMLSSMHAKKYLKKIGFESEDYFFWKQVGKALLCTYTIMGGFWLYNGGASKLKPQLKVDQERADNQQRPEEEQELDHKQHQQFPLASNLEEMKEFVSDIGTKIGLKGMVENDKELDGKKFEQEAQKLWMKMRNEVVSELQEKGIDVE, encoded by the exons ATGTTCCCCAAGCGTTTTCAGGACCCCAAAACAG GTTTCAAGATGCTGAGTTCAATGCATGCCAAGAAATACCTGAAGAAAATTGGGTTTGAAAGTGAAGATTACTTCTTTTGGAAACAAGTTGGGAAAGCCCTACTTTGCACCTACACCATAATGGGTGGTTTTTGGCTTTACAATGGTGGAGCTTCAAAGTTGAAGCCTCAGCTGAAGGTAGACCAGGAGCGAGCCGATAACCAGCAACGGCCAGAGGAAGAGCAGGAGCTAGACCATAAACAGCACCAACAGTTCCCATTGGCCAGCAAtttagaagaaatgaaggagTTTGTTTCTGATATTGGAACAAAGATTGGTTTAAAAGGGATGGTTGAGAATGATAAGGAGCTAGATGGCAAGAAGTTTGAGCAGGAAGCACAGAAGTTGTGGATGAAGATGAGGAATGAGGTTGTTTCTGAGCTTCAAGAGAAGGGAATTGATGTGGAATGA
- the LOC112720037 gene encoding protein OCTOPUS, which produces MTSKTHRFASCHRHPTKPVTGFCASCLRERLAGIESSSDDPPPPATQGHRSRRSPELRRTKSCSGSGPLPSSSSADVVPRRRSCEVRLPAAATSRNKLSDLFDIDDGDEKKRPNRNLDVDSRFEITVEERENGGNEAVRVCVDDFVSDEDYEETKTMKEFIDLELRRRKNAGRDLIDIAGSFCKRLRKWRRKRKSKENTATAADDDGGGRGGGNGPCGLDSDVMRGYRETQSEVGEYGFLRRRSCDTDPRLSVDVDAGRMSLDDSRLSFEAARASWDGYLIGRTSCARFSPMVHVNERVLEENEEEQEVVSLESGGENCPGGSSQTKDYYSDAMNQQRRRRSFDRSSSRRKQSMADVDELRVLSNAKVSPATNELFYGAKVLITDQNDSQNENLNGHVQSAFAMMSGSKNVHDVANGVNNQKGLNKFHKWVKKLNKLGLVQRKREAKAVEEERGSGDTVVNKPVTESWQKLRRVVNGNTSESVSQKLIRSYSVSCRNPCRTDGLVNGFVGTPETNGSILNGRKEFTLQRNRSVSYSPGNVDTGLLRFYFTPLKNYKRSISGKSSSKD; this is translated from the coding sequence ATGACTTCCAAAACGCACCGTTTTGCCAGCTGTCACCGCCACCCTACCAAACCTGTTACCGGTTTCTGCGCTTCTTGCCTCCGTGAACGCCTCGCCGGCATTGAATCCTCCTCCGACGATCCTCCTCCCCCCGCTACCCAAGGACATCGCTCCCGCCGCTCGCCGGAGCTCCGTCGCACCAAATCATGCTCCGGCAGTGGTCCTCTCCCGTCATCCTCCTCCGCCGACGTCGTTCCACGGCGTCGGTCCTGCGAGGTCCGACTGCCTGCTGCGGCGACATCCCGGAACAAGCTTTCGGACCTCTTCGACATTGACGATGGCGACGAGAAGAAGCGCCCGAATCGGAACCTCGACGTCGATTCGCGATTCGAGATAACTGTGGAGGAGCGTGAGAACGGTGGCAATGAGGCGGTAAGGGTTTGCGTCGATGATTTTGTTTCAGACGAAGATTATGAAGAGACGAAGACGATGAAGGAGTTCATAGATCTCGAATTGCGGAGAAGGAAGAACGCTGGGAGAGATTTGATCGACATTGCGGGGAGTTTCTGCAAGAGATTGAGAAAATGGAGGCGGAAACGTAAATCGAAGGAGAACACTGCCACCGCCGCCGACGATGACGGCGGAGGACGCGGTGGCGGTAATGGACCCTGCGGTTTGGATAGTGATGTGATGAGAGGGTATAGGGAGACTCAATCGGAGGTTGGAGAGTACGGATTTTTGCGGAGAAGGTCGTGTGACACTGATCCGAGATTGTCTGTTGATGTTGATGCAGGAAGAATGTCGTTGGACGATTCGAGGTTGTCGTTTGAGGCGGCTCGAGCTTCTTGGGATGGCTATTTGATTGGGAGAACATCGTGTGCAAGGTTCTCTCCAATGGTTCATGTTAATGAGAGGGTTTTGGAGGAGAATGAGGAGGAACAAGAGGTGGTGAGTTTGGAAAGTGGTGGAGAGAATTGTCCTGGTGGTTCTTCTCAGACCAAAGATTACTATTCCGATGCGATGAATCAGCAGCGGAGGAGGAGGAGTTTTGACAGGTCAAGCTCTAGGAGGAAGCAATCAATGGCAGATGTTGATGAATTGAGAGTGTTGTCCAATGCCAAGGTTTCCCCTGCAACCAATGAGTTGTTCTATGGGGCAAAGGTGCTGATAACTGATCAGAACGATTCACAGAATGAGAACTTGAATGGTCATGTTCAGTCTGCTTTTGCAATGATGTCTGGTTCTAAGAATGTCCATGATGTTGCAAATGGGGTTAATAATCAAAAAGGGTTGAATAAGTTCCATAAGTGGGTCAAGAAGTTGAACAAGTTGGGGTTGGTGCAGAGGAAAAGGGAAGCTAAGGCGGTAGAAGAAGAGCGTGGATCAGGAGACACGGTTGTTAATAAGCCGGTCACCGAGTCTTGGCAGAAGCTGAGGAGGGTGGTTAATGGAAACACGAGCGAGTCTGTTAGCCAGAAGCTTATTCGAAGTTACAGTGTTAGCTGTAGAAATCCCTGTAGAACAGATGGTTTAGTCAATGGATTTGTCGGTACTCCAGAGACCAATGGCAGTATTTTGAATGGAAGAAAAGAGTTTACACTTCAAAGGAACCGAAGCGTTAGTTATTCACCGGGTAATGTTGACACCGGCTTGTTAAGGTTCTATTTTACTCCTTTGAAGAACTATAAGCGAAGCATTTCAGGAAAGAGTAGCTCAAAGGATTAG